In one Lolium rigidum isolate FL_2022 chromosome 3, APGP_CSIRO_Lrig_0.1, whole genome shotgun sequence genomic region, the following are encoded:
- the LOC124702789 gene encoding serine hydroxymethyltransferase 4, giving the protein MDSVASWGLTSLADADPDVFDLIEREKRRQRSGIELIASENFTSFAVIQALGSALTNKYSEGMPGNRYYGGNDVIDEIENLCRDRALAAFRLDSAAWGVNVQPYSGSPANFAAYTALLNPHDRIMGLDLPSGGHLTHGYYTAGGKKISATSIYFESLPYKVSAANGYIDYDKLEEKAMDFRPKLIICGGSAYPRDWDYARLRAVADKVGAMLLCDMAHISGLVAAQEAANPFEFCDVVTTTTHKSLRGPRAGMIFYRKGPKPPKKGQPEGAVYDYEDKINFAVFPSLQGGPHNHQIAALAVALKQTMTPGFKAYAKQVKSNAVALGNYLMSKGYKMVTDGTENHLVLWDLRPLGLTGNKVEKLCDLCNITLNKNAVFGDSSALSPGGVRIGAPAMTSRGLVEKDFEQIADFLHQAVTICLNIQKQHGKLLKDFSKGLVNNKAIENLKVEVEKFSTSFDMPGFTLESMKYKE; this is encoded by the exons ATGGATTCCGTCGCGTCGTGGGGGCTGACCTCGCTCGCCGACGCCGATCCAGATGTCTTCGACCTCATCGAGAGGGAGAAGCGGCGGCAACGCAGCGGCATCGAGCTGATCGCCTCCGAGAACTTCACCTCCTTTGCCGTTATCCAAGCTCTCGGCTCCGCTCTCACCAACAAGTACTCCGAAGGTATGCCGGGCAACCGCTACTACGGCGGCAACGATGTCATTGACGAGATCGAGAACCTCTGCCGCGATCGCGCTCTCGCCGCCTTCCGCCTCGACAGTGCCGCCTGGGGCGTTAACGTGCAGCCCTACTCCGGCTCGCCCGCTAACTTCGCCGCCTACACCGCGCTCCTCAACCCGCACGACCGGATCATGGGTCTCGACCTCCCGTCCGGCGGACATCTCACGCACGGCTACTACACCGCCGGCGGGAAAAAGATCTCTGCTACGTCCATTTACTTTGAGAGCTTGCCGTACAAGGTGAGCGCCGCCAACGGGTACATCGATTACGACAAGCTGGAGGAGAAAGCAATGGACTTCCGCCCCAAGCTCATCATCTGCGGCGGCAGCGCATACCCCAGGGATTGGGACTACGCCAGGCTCAGGGCTGTCGCGGACAAGGTCGGGGCCATGCTGCTCTGCGACATGGCGCACATCAGCGGCCTAGTCGCCGCGCAG GAAGCTGCAAATCCTTTTGAGTTCTGTGATGTGGTTACCACTACCACACACAAGTCTCTCCGAGGACCAAGGGCCGGCATGATCTTCTACCGGAAGGGCCCTAAGCCTCCAAAGAAGGGTCAGCCTGAGGGTGCTGTTTATGACTATGAGGACAAGATTAACTTTGCAGTATTCCCATCACTCCAAGGTGGTCCTCACAACCACCAGATTGCTGCCCTTGCTGTTGCCTTGAAACAAACCATGACACCTGGATTCAAGGCCTATGCAAAGCAGGTCAAGTCCAATGCTGTTGCCCTTGGAAACTATCTCATGAGCAAGGGATACAAGATGGTGACAGATGGAACTGAGAACCACCTTGTTCTATGGGATCTCCGCCCTCTTGGGTTGACTG GAAACAAAGTCGAAAAGCTCTGTGACCTTTGTAACATTACACTGAACAAGAATGCAGTCTTTGGTGACAGCAGTGCATTGTCTCCGGGTGGTGTCCGCATTG GTGCTCCTGCGATGACTTCAAGGGGTCTGGTTGAGAAGGACTTTGAGCAGATTGCTGATTTTCTCCACCAGGCCGTGACAATCTGCCTGAACATCCAAAAGCAGCATGGCAAGCTGCTCAAGGACTTCTCTAAGGGCCTGGTGAACAACAAGGCCATTGAGAACCTGAAGGTCGAGGTTGAGAAGTTTTCTACTTCCTTCGACATGCCTGGCTTCACACTGGAGAGCATGAAGTACAAGGAGTAG